In Planctomycetota bacterium, the sequence CTCGGGTGCCGTTCCGCGCGGGTGGCGAGTTTCCCTTTGGGTTGCGCGTGTCCATCGAGTTTCTTGTTGCTGCGCAACACCGCATGCTTACGCGCGTTGGCGGCTTAAAGAACCATTCACTCCATCCAGGACGGCGGCGCCGGTGACAACTCGCGATAAGCTCAGGAGTGGGGCTCGTCAATGCTCCATTCCTTGAGCCGGCGTTGCAGCGTGCGAACCGAGATGCCCAGCGTCTCGGCCGTGCGCGAGCGGTTACCGCTGAACTTTTCCAGCGTCTGGAGAATGGCGGACTTCTCCATGTCGATCAGCGTGGCGTCGTCGGGCAGCGTCCCCAAGCCGGGAGTTGTCGAAAAGCTCGGCGGCAAGTGCTGTAGCGACAGTTCATCCCCCTCTTGCAGCACGAGCATGCATTCCAGGCAATTGCGCAGCTGCCGGACGTTGCCAGGCCACTCGTAGCTCTCGAGAAACGTCCGCAGTTCGGGGCTCAGGGCCGGGCGCGGCCGGCGAATGCGCTCGGTCAGGTCGGTGAGGATATGCTCGGCGATCGGCACGATGTCCTCGCGATGACTGCGCAGCGGCGGCAACATGATCGTGATCACCTGCAAGCGATAGTACAGGTCTTCGCGGAAGCGCCCCTCGTGCATGAGCGCCGTCAGGTCTCGACTCGTGGCGGCCACCACGCGCACCTCGACCGAGCGTGGCTCGTTGCCGCCCACGGGCGTGATCATTCGAGTTTCCAAGGCGCGCAGCAGCTTGGCCTGGGAACTGAGCGGAAAGTCACCGATTTCATCGATGAACAACGTGCCACCGTGGGCCTGGGCAAATCGCCCCTGCCGGTCGACCGTCGCCCCCGTGAACGAGCCGCGGACATGGCCGAACAACTCACTTTCGACGAGCGACTCGGGAATGGCCGCCATGTTGACGACGACAAACGGCTGATCGTGCCGCGCGCCTTGCGCGTGAATTCCCTCGGCCACCAACTCCTTGCCGGTTCCTGACTCGCCTTGAATCGTGACGGTGCTGTCTGACTTGGCGGCGCGGGCGATCTGCTCGCGAACGCGGTCCAGGGCCGGCGAAGTGCCCACCAATTGCCCCGACGGCTTGAACCGTCGGGACGCGGAACGCAGCCGCGGCGTCGGCGGCGGCTGCTTTTCCTCGTTGCAATAGCTCTCGGCCAGCTTCAGCAACTGGCGCGGGTCGACCGGCTTGGTCAGATAGTCGCGCGCCCCGAGCTTCATGGCGTTGACCGCCGACTGCACATCGCCGTAGGCAGTCACCATGATGAACGGCGTGCCTGGCTTGCGCGCCATCCACAGATTGAGCAAATCGACGCCACTTTTTGTGCCCAGGCAAAGATCGCTCACCACCAGGTCGACCGGACGGTTAATGGTCTCGAGAGCCTCGTCGGGATTGCGCGCGGTCAGGACTTCGTAGCCTTCGATCCGCAGCATCCGCGATAGGGCTTGCCGCTCGTTGGCGTTGTCTTCCACCACCAGTATGGAATGTTGATTGGCCACGATCAGGGTTTCCTGTTAGCAGATGGAAATCAGCATCGGCACGCTCAGCAATTGAGTGGCTGCGGCCAGCGTCGCCGGACTGACCTGCAGCGGATCGCTGACTTGCTTGGCGTTGGTCGGCAAGTTCACGCAAAACTCGGCGCCACCTTCGGCGCTATCTTGGCAATGGATCGTCCCCCACGCTTCCTCGACAAAGCGGCGGACCAGGGCCAATCCCAACCCGGTCCCCAGGTGCTTGGTCGAGAAGAACGGCTCGAAGATCGCCTCGCGCAACTCCTCCGGCACACCCGGTCCTGTGTCCGAAACCTGGAGTTTCAACGTCTCGCCGTCGGTGGCGACCGAGATCCGCACTTGCCCGTGCGGCCCAACGGCCTCGGCCGCGTTGGTCAACAGATTGAGCATCACTTGCCGCAAGCGGGTGCGATCGATGAAAGCCAGCGCAGGCTCGGTGGGCAACGTCGCCGCCAGCTTGATCTCGTCCCGATCCAGCAACGGCCCCATGAAGGTCAACAGCGAACGGACCTCGACGCCAACGTCAACCAGTTCGGCCCGGGCTTCCTCGGGCTTGGCATATTCCAGTAGCGTGCGGAGCATGCCCTCGACGCGCCCGATTTCTTCGATCGTCTCGGTGACAATCTCGGTGGGTTGTGATTCACGAGCGGCATGAGCCAACCATGCCCGTTCGATCACGTGCAGGTTAATGCGGACGGCATTCAGCGGATTGCGGATTTCGTGCGCGATGCCGCCGGCCACCTGCCCCAACTCGGCCAACTGTTTGACACGGCCAACGGCCAGCGCGGTCTGTAGATCGGAAACACGCTTGGCGATCGAAATCGCCGAGTAACAAGCCAGGCCCACCACCACGACAATGAGCAACGTGGTCACGATCCAGCGCTGTCGCGTGGTGGCCATCACCTGGGTCAACCGGCGCTCGAACCATTCGGTATTCAGCCCCGAGTGATACGTCGCAATCTGTTTGCTTCCCACCAGAACCGGAATTGACAGATCATAGGCGGTGATTCCACCGGTCAATTCTGGGGAACTGGTCTCGACCACATCCTCGCCGGCGTCGGGCATCTGACGCTGATACCAATTGTGGGCCAGCGCGCCCCCTTCGAGCGACTTGGTGCTGTGCTTGAGCACCTGCCCCGTCTGGTCAACCACCGCCGCGTAGAGATGCGAATCGTCGGTTGGCAACGTCCGATCCCAATGGCGTCGCAGCCATTCGGCGTCGGCCTTGTCGAGTCCCTCTTGCGGCGAGGTGATGTGCTGAAATTCGTCCTGAATGCGCATGGTCGTGCGAATGGCGTGCGAGCGCAGCCGATTCACCTCGACCTGCAACAGCCCGTTGCGAGTTTCCTTGAAGTCGAGCGTCATGCTCCAGAAAGCGATTCCCGCGATCCCCACCACGCACAGCCCAAAGGCCAGGAACAACAATGCCAAATTGCCGCGCAGCATCGCCCGAGAGACTTGCTTGACGCGACCAATGGCTCGAGGCGGGTTCATCAGGTATTCCACTCAACGAAAGATCGAGATAATGCGGCGACGCCAAGCGCGACCACACGCTCCGTCGTGTCACCCCCAAAAGCAATCGGTGCGCCAAAACGTCGCCACGTGGCGAAAGTATGGCCAGTTAGTCGCTTACGAGATTATTTGCACCATGCCACTAATGAGCAATGCGACAATTTGCCGCCCTCCCCAAATGGCGGAAGACAAATTGTCGCACGCCGCGCGCGGTCATTGAAATGGGTTTCTAACCCTGTCCGCGCTGGTTCGCGGGGCAACGCCGGTGGCGAATCGATCACGCTCCACGATTCAGGCGCGACGAAACGCATACCCGTGGCACGGCTTAGAAGCCCCGATTCAAAAACCGGGGTTGATGTGAAAAGCGCCGGCGTGTTGAGTGCTAGCCACGCGCTACTTCGCGCAGAGATTCTTCGGCCTCGTGCAACTTTTCGAGCATCTGGCACAGTTCGGTGACGTTGTCCTCGTCGGCTGCGGTCGGCGCGGCGTCGGCGGTCGACGGCTGTTGCCAGTGGGCGACCTGCTCGCGAATGGTTTCGACCTGTTCTTCTAGCTGCACGATGTCGCGTGATGGGCTCATCATTGATTCCCTTTGCAGTAGGCTACTGCAACATTATCGCTCTTGGCCAAACATGGCAACGATCAATCTCCTGACAAAACCGATGCCGTGATTGTTTGCCTTCAGTTGATCCATTACGGCTCATCACGCGCCACGATGGGGATGCAGAATACTCAAGCGACGCACGCGAGCGAGATTTGCACAAGCTGGGAAAACCACCGACGATTCACAGCGCCACAACTCACCCGGCAGTCTATCAGCAATGGCTCGTCTGCATGGTGTCGCGAAATGGATACAGTGCGAGACGATTTCAGTCTTAGTTTGCTTCGATAGCTCGCGTCGTCGAACTCAGAACGTGAGTTGGTCGCGATCAACCTGATTGCCATCCTGTCATATTTCCCTCGCTTTCTTGGCGATTCTTGCCAACTTCCCTGATGTGGATTGGTTTTCTCTCCATTCACCACGACTTGGCACACCGTTTGCGTTTATCTGGCCACAAGCTCGGTACGAGTCTGGCACAAACAACAATCCACCCCAGTTCAGGTTCCGACCGCGAAAGGATGCCACCATGGTCAGCCATAACCACGACAGCCGATTGAATCAGCCGTGCCACTTGTCGATTCGGGAAATCCATCACCGCGCCGACCTGATCCGCGATCAATGGGACTCGCACGAATTGCAGGTGCGCCACGAACGGGCCTTGGAAGCGCAGGCTCGCTTGATACGGATGGCCATCTCGCTCGACGAATCGGCTTGCGGGCGCTAAGTCGTCGCGGATTTGCCGTCGAGTGCCGGCGTCGGATTGGCGATTTGCGCCCCACCTGCTTCGGCGGGCGGCTGATCGCCAAGCTCGACGGCCGTGGTCATCGTTTCGGCCACCACCGAGCCCAAGGCGCTCAAGATGGGTGTCGTATCGCGGAAAAGCCGGCCCACCGCCAGCCGCACATGCCCAGTCGCCGGCAACACACCATTGGTCGGTTCAAACCCCTTCCAATCGGCGTTCGACAATGGGCAATTGCACCCAGGCGCGCGTGGCATTGGCGGGCGCGACGGTCAACTCGTCGGCGTTGACCAAAACGGTTAGCTGCGCCGGCCCAGCCATTGGGTAATCAGCAGCTTGGCGACTTCAACCATCGGTGGCAGCGCGAGCGTCAGCCACGAGGGAATCGGCGCCGGCGCGGCCTCTCCTTTGGTGGGCCGACTTCGTCGCGTGGTGAACACCATTCGGCCGACCGCAAAGCCGACCAGGCCAGCGCCGGCGGTCGAGAGCCACGGATGCTGGCCGACGATACGGCGCGGCTCCAGATCATCACCAACGCGCGCGACGATTTCGCCACGGCGACGGCGGATACCGGCCTCGGCCAGGGCCAGTTCGCCGGCCAGCGGATCACGCTGGTTCGCTGATGTCGCGGCCAAATTGCTCACGCTGTTGTTCCCGACGATGCTCGTATTTTTTGCGCAATTGCGCCCGCCACGCGGCCCTCATTCGCCAGACCACCCCCCCGCCCAGCGTCACCGTGGCCAACAACACCCCCGCGCCGACGCCCACACACCCCAGCCAAAGCCGGCCACCGAGCGCCTCGCCCAGCAGCACCGCCGCTCCGATCAACAGCAGCGCCGTGGCCACCATCAACGCGGCAACGACCATCGACAGGGCCAAGATCCCGGCGACCCCCAGGATGGCCGCACGGTGCGCGCGATCGCGCCACTGATCGAGGCGAACCGACAGATAGTACCAGACGTACTCGGCCAACTCTTGCCCAAGCTGCGCATACGTCGCGTCGGCGTCCGCCTCTGGCGCGGGCGGTTGTTCCGGATCGTCGTGAACCTGGGCGATCATGGCGAGTTACTTTCGGCAGCACCTGCGCACCGCGCCACCATCCCTTGGCACGGTAACGCGAAGATCAGCGACGCGTCCAAATGGCTCCCAATACAAAACCGATTCCCGCCGCCGTCAGCACCGCGCGGATCGGATGTTCGGTCAAGCACTGCTCGATCGATTGCTCGACCCCGCGGATCTTGGCACGCTGTTCTTCGCGGCACGTCTCGGCTTCCTGGCGCAAGTCACTGACTTTTTCCCGCGCCGCCGCCTTGGCCGCTTCGGCCAGAGCCTTGATATCTCGTTCCAAATCGGCCAACCGCTGGCGCAGCTCTGCGGCGGCGCGATGCGTTTGATCCGCTGAGCTGGTGTCACCCGTCGACATGATCCGACTCTCCTCCGTTCAGGTTCCGAAACGATCAAGGCTGCGGAGGTTGTCGCGCCTGGTGCTTTTCGATATATGACCGGGCGCGGTCATGATCGATGGCGCGGACCAGCAGCTTGATCTTCATCATTCCCAATCCGACCAGGCCAGCCTGCGATTCGCCGTCCACTTCGCACTTGATTCCCTCGCCGTGCAAAGCGCCGCGCAACAGCTCGGCTTCGGTCGCGTCGGACGTGGAAAACACCTCTACTAAATCGTCACTTTGAAGCATGATTCAAGCCTTCCGTTGTTGCAACCGCCTGGAACCGCTCGCGATTCTCCGGCAATCGTCCTTATATCGCAGCATTCCCGGGCGGAGGCAATCACCTGGGGGCAAATTTCGTCAGACAGGTTGACCTCGTGTTGACCAATGCTCATGCGACAAATCCGCACGATCCGCCACGCTTAAGAATGGCCAACCAGCAACGCCGACGTTTTTCCGATGGATACGAAGCCCGTCGGTTACCACCGCGATGGGCGAAGCCGTCGATTTGACGCACACGTTGCTGGCGCGCTAATTGCCCACGAAGCGAAGGTGGCGTCCGTCAGAATCGGACAAGGCGTTGTCGTGCGCGAATTGTCGATTGCCATGAGCATGGTTGTGGTTGAAATGGCCAACGAAGAGGCCGGACGACACGGTATCCAGGCGACGATGGCCCATTTGCAATTGAGATCCCTGTTGTGAGTCGTCAAGAAGACGGCGCTCGCGTCCTTGGCAATGAAGCATCGCGCTGGCGGCGCTGATCGGCGACCCGACGACCAACCACGCCGCGCGACGACCGGCAGGAGCCAATGTGTCAGTGACACAGATCATCACGGGGACGGTCTGTCACCGGGAAGCGGCAATGGCGCGCGACGAGTGGAAGCCGACGGAACTCGACTAGCTGTTCATCAACACAGCGGCTGAGTTGAATGCGGCGTCAGCCCACGACCTTCCAGCGCCGTTTAGCATGAAACCTGACGTCGCAACTCGCCAGGGATCGCCGCACTATCGCGAAACGGCCGTCGTGTCGCCGATCGAGCTGACCGCGTGGACAAGCGACAGAATCGCCGCGCGAACCGAGTCGGGAACCTTGGGCCAAGCCTCTTCGACGAACTGCAAGTCTGGCTCGTGTCGCGGGTGGTTGTCCGCGCGGTCGTCCGGGTGGTGAATGCCATACTGCGCCGCGGCCAGAATCAGCTCGCGCCGCGAGCGGGCTTTGGTCTTTTGGCGAATGCGGTGGACAAATACGTTCACCGTGCCAGCCGCTACTCCGATCGTGTCCGCGATTTCCTTGTGGCTATAGCCTTGAACCAGGTACGTCAGGACGGACATCTCGCGCTGGCTCAATTCGGGCCAAGCGTGCGGGGATGCTAACACTTTGGTTTCGTTCAGTTCGTGTTCCACGATCGACATAACTGCGGACTCCCATCCTGAAATACACCGTCGCCATCCTCGTCGGTCGCCATTCTCAGTTTGGCTGTCGACGGACAACTCCTCGCGGCCGCGCGTCGTAGCGCGGCATCGAAAAAGGTTAACTTTGTCTGTGTATTGAACGCTGCCTGCGCGTTGGACGCAGGATCGACACCAGCCGACGTAAAGCAAATGGCGTACCCTGGCACGACAAACGAGCCCCACCGATGAGGGGAAAACCAGAAAATCGCCGAGAAACACGACAAATAATCGCAAGAAAATAATTTACGTTCTCCGTTGCAAGGGGGGGTGCGCGGAGCGTCATTACGCCAGCGCGTCGCCGAATCCATGCACTACCCGCCATTCTGTCGTATTTGACAACCACAACACGCATGATTGCGCCGCGCGGCGCCGCGGACAGCTTGAACGGCGGCTCTCGATGCTCGCAACAGCCTCAAGAAAGTGCTTGGCGCAGCGGTCCGATTTGCTCGTGACGATGAGCGCCGCCGCACATCATTCATACTGGCGAGGCAGCAACTTCTTTTGCTTTAACGCAACCCGCGCAATCAATCATTAACGACAGACTGTCGCGAAAGCTTTACAAAACACGCGACTGCCTGTCGGGGGGCACGACACCCCACCAAGCGTCTTACGCCACTCTTCTTCAAAAAATGCGCGCGCAAAACATTAACGATTCCCGTCATTTTAGCATTTTTTCTTTACACGCGCGGCGTTCGCTCGCGCGTGGCATGCCTGCTGGCATATTTTTTGCCTTCTACCTAGTCGCGCGGGCTGTGCGTTGATAACGCGGCTGTTTTGAAAGCGCTGGCTCGGGAGATGCCAGTCGCATTCGGTACGGCTGTGTGCGACGGCAATTCGCAACGGCATGTCTCAGGGCTGACGCGTGCCACCTGCACGGGGCAGTGTATCCGTTTGATTGAGATGCCCGCGAAGGGGGTGCCTTCGTGGGAGTGCGTTGTGCGCTCGGCTTCGGATCGAATTTGGTTGCAAATTTCGACGGCCTTTCTGGCCAAATCCTGAGACGACCTGTGGTGCGGCGAAGGTTTCCTTCGAACCGGCGGTTGTGCTGCGCCCAGAGTCTCGTTGCTTGACAAGGTAGGCGGTTATGTACGTAAAGGCTTCGCGCCGCTGGGCGGCCGCGTGGTTGCTGCTCCTTTCGTTTTGCTCGGGGTTCGCGCCGCGCTTGCAGGCCGCCCCGCCAGCTAGCGATTCCGTTCCCAACCTCGGCCAGCCGCGAGGGGAAGCGCGTTCCCCGCTAGTCTGGGGCTGGGACCGGCAATCATTGCGACCGATGGCGCCACAGCCCGCGGCGCCCTTGGCCATTGCCGAGCGCGCCGATTACCGCTATGGCATCGAAGTCGGAGCGCTCGGCATCGCGCGCGAAGCAACTCCGCCGCCCGCGCGTCGAGCGGCCGATGAAGCCGGCGTATTGACCGAGTCGTTGCTGCCGCTGCGCAGTGGCACGCTCCGCTTCCAAAATGGGCTGTCGCCGATCTTCACACGCGCGCGGACGCTAACCATCCCGCTGCCCGCTCAATCGCGGCCAGTGCTGTACGTGCCCAATGCCGAAGAATTGCAACAACTGCAACAGCAGGTGGCGAAGCAACAGGTCAAAGTTGACGCGCTGCGACAAAAAGCCGCACAACGGCGCCAAGCCGAGTTGACGGCGCGCCGCGGCGGTGGCAACGGTTGGTTCAGCGTCGGCTTCTTCATGCTTGCCGCGCTGGGCGTCGTCGTCATGTGGTGCTGGCTGGCTCGGAGCGCTCGTGTCGGCGGCCCAGCACCGGTCGGCGCAATCGAAACCGACCAACTCGATGACGTCTGGGACGAGGAAGCGTTCTTTGAAGAATCGGCTGCGGCCGGTCAGTTCGCGGCTTTGGCCTTGGAGCTCAAGCGGGCCTTCCTCACCGGACAAGCGCGGATCGACGCCTGGCTCGAACGAGGTGGATTGTTGCGTTGGTGGGACGCGCTGATCGCCGCCTGCGGTTCCATGGCTCGCGACGCGGTGGATTTGGCGACCGGCACTCGATCAACGCGCCGTCAGATCGCGCGGCGCGTCGGCCACCACGCGCTGGTTTACTGGTGCGTCATCATGTCGGTGCTCATCGGCCTGCCCCAATCATCACGCGCCGGGACGTTTTACTGGGATCCAAATCAGAACGTGAACAACAGCAATCCCTACAGCCTGGCCACGCAGATCGGGCTGGGTGGGGCTGGCACGTGGGACAACTTGACCACGATGTGGTGGGATGGCTCGAGTGTTACCGACACCACTTGGAACAACGCCGGCAACGACGTGGCGGTGTTCGGCGGGCTGGTCGGCGGGGCCGTCAACTTGCAGGCCGCGGGAATCACCGTCGGCGGCGTGACGTTCAACACCACGGGCTATACGGTCGGCAGCGCCAACACCCTGACCCTGGGGGGAACGACGGCCACGTTGACGGCCAACGCCAGCGCCACCATTTCGTCGATCCTGGCCGGTTCGGCGAACATGGTGAAGAACGGCGGTGGCACCTTGACCATCACGGGCGCTTCGACCGGCTTTACCGGCGGCACGACGATCACGGCTGGAACACTGCTGCTCAAACAAGTGAGCCTGGGCCCCACGGGCACGCCGACGACCATCACCCTGAACAACGGCGGCGTTCTGAACACGTTCGACGCGGCGGCGTTTACGTACACCAACTTGATCAACGTCCAAGGGGCGGCCACGATCACCAATGGCGGAAACGTCCCCACCACGATCAGCGGCGGGCTGAACGTGGCCAATTCGCTCTTCACGATTGCTGGCTTTAGCACCTATACGTTCTCGGGCGCGACGACGCTGGCTGGGCCGATCACGACGTTGAATGTCGGCAACACGGTCTTCCTCTCGGGCAACGTCACCGGCGCGGTGCTCAACAAGACGGGCGGCGGCCCCTTGGTGCTAAACGGCGGCGCGGGGGTCAACGACAGTTGGTCGTTCACGCCGACGTTCCCCTCGGGCGGCTCGAACCCGATGGCCGTGACCAATATCCTGCAAGGCCGCTTGTTATTTCAGGGGGCCAATTCGCAATTACAAGCGGGGACCGTCCTGGTCAATGCCGGCGGTGAACTGGAAGTCAGTACTGGCGCGAATCTGAATGCGGGCACGAATATCGTGCTGGCTTCGAGTCTGAATGGCATGGGCGCCCTCGGCTTGAACTCGGCGGTGGACATGAGCGCGACGCCGATCGCCAATTTTCAGAACGCGATCGTGGGCGTGTACGGCGGCGCGTTTCAGATCAATAGCTCGAC encodes:
- a CDS encoding DUF883 family protein produces the protein MSTGDTSSADQTHRAAAELRQRLADLERDIKALAEAAKAAAREKVSDLRQEAETCREEQRAKIRGVEQSIEQCLTEHPIRAVLTAAGIGFVLGAIWTRR
- a CDS encoding sigma-54-dependent Fis family transcriptional regulator; this translates as MANQHSILVVEDNANERQALSRMLRIEGYEVLTARNPDEALETINRPVDLVVSDLCLGTKSGVDLLNLWMARKPGTPFIMVTAYGDVQSAVNAMKLGARDYLTKPVDPRQLLKLAESYCNEEKQPPPTPRLRSASRRFKPSGQLVGTSPALDRVREQIARAAKSDSTVTIQGESGTGKELVAEGIHAQGARHDQPFVVVNMAAIPESLVESELFGHVRGSFTGATVDRQGRFAQAHGGTLFIDEIGDFPLSSQAKLLRALETRMITPVGGNEPRSVEVRVVAATSRDLTALMHEGRFREDLYYRLQVITIMLPPLRSHREDIVPIAEHILTDLTERIRRPRPALSPELRTFLESYEWPGNVRQLRNCLECMLVLQEGDELSLQHLPPSFSTTPGLGTLPDDATLIDMEKSAILQTLEKFSGNRSRTAETLGISVRTLQRRLKEWSIDEPHS
- a CDS encoding helix-turn-helix transcriptional regulator — its product is MSIVEHELNETKVLASPHAWPELSQREMSVLTYLVQGYSHKEIADTIGVAAGTVNVFVHRIRQKTKARSRRELILAAAQYGIHHPDDRADNHPRHEPDLQFVEEAWPKVPDSVRAAILSLVHAVSSIGDTTAVSR
- a CDS encoding DUF2007 domain-containing protein — its product is MLQSDDLVEVFSTSDATEAELLRGALHGEGIKCEVDGESQAGLVGLGMMKIKLLVRAIDHDRARSYIEKHQARQPPQP